The following proteins are co-located in the Pirellulales bacterium genome:
- the rplB gene encoding 50S ribosomal protein L2 translates to MGIRRYKPTTPGRRGASVSDFAELTPGVKPEKTLLVPKRRKGGRNNQGCITARHRGGGHKRAYRLIDFRRNKDGVPARVHSIEYDPNRSARIALLHYVDGEKRYILAPNGLKPGAEVMSGPEAPPAVGNCLPLRNIPMGMTIHNIELQPGRGGVLCRSAGTAAVLAARDANWAQITLPSGEIRRVPAACRATVGSTGNSDHMNIVLGKAGRKRWMGRRPHVRGTCMNPIDHPHGGGEGRTKGGRHPVSPTGKLAKGGRTRKRRKPSNSAIVRRRRSRRYGQLKI, encoded by the coding sequence ATGGGAATTCGCCGATACAAGCCGACCACGCCGGGACGCCGCGGAGCGAGCGTGAGCGATTTTGCCGAGTTGACGCCGGGCGTCAAGCCGGAAAAAACGTTGCTCGTGCCGAAGAGGCGCAAAGGCGGCCGCAACAACCAGGGCTGCATTACCGCCCGGCATCGGGGCGGCGGCCACAAGCGGGCCTACCGACTGATCGACTTCCGCCGCAACAAGGACGGCGTGCCCGCACGGGTCCATTCGATCGAATACGATCCCAACCGCAGCGCGCGGATTGCGCTGTTGCACTATGTCGACGGTGAGAAGCGATACATCCTCGCCCCCAACGGCCTGAAGCCGGGGGCGGAAGTGATGAGCGGCCCCGAAGCGCCGCCGGCCGTCGGCAACTGCTTGCCGCTGAGGAACATTCCGATGGGCATGACGATCCACAACATCGAATTGCAACCTGGGCGGGGCGGCGTGCTTTGCCGGTCGGCGGGCACGGCGGCCGTGCTGGCCGCCCGCGACGCCAATTGGGCGCAGATCACGTTGCCCAGTGGGGAGATTCGCCGCGTGCCGGCGGCCTGCCGGGCGACCGTGGGCAGCACCGGCAACTCCGACCACATGAACATTGTGTTGGGCAAAGCGGGGCGCAAGCGGTGGATGGGGCGGCGGCCTCACGTGCGCGGCACGTGCATGAACCCCATCGACCACCCGCACGGCGGAGGCGAGGGGCGCACCAAGGGCGGACGCCATCCCGTCAGCCCGACGGGCAAACTCGCGAAGGGCGGCCGCACGCGAAAGCGACGCAAGCCATCCAACTCGGCAATCGTCCGCCGCCGTCGCTCGCGTCGTTATGGACAACTAAAGATATAA
- the rpsS gene encoding 30S ribosomal protein S19 yields the protein MGRSLKKGPFINPKLFLKVQKLNDAGNKLPVKTWARACTIVPEFVGHTFMVHNGKIHMKVFVTEDMVGHKLGEFAPTRTFRGHGGKGQKK from the coding sequence ATGGGACGCTCACTAAAAAAAGGCCCCTTCATCAACCCCAAATTGTTCTTGAAGGTGCAAAAGCTCAACGATGCGGGAAATAAGCTGCCGGTGAAGACCTGGGCGCGTGCGTGTACGATCGTGCCTGAATTCGTCGGACACACGTTCATGGTTCACAACGGCAAGATACACATGAAGGTGTTTGTGACCGAAGACATGGTGGGTCACAAGCTGGGCGAGTTTGCCCCCACGCGCACGTTTCGCGGACACGGCGGCAAGGGACAAAAGAAGTAA
- the rplV gene encoding 50S ribosomal protein L22 — MAYEATHRFARISARKVRPLADLIRGKHADEALEILRYQPQRGARLLEKVLKSALGNAEDRRAQNLQNLVVVDVRIDGGPMFKRIRPRARGMAFMIKKRMSHIRVAVDDVKW; from the coding sequence ATGGCATACGAAGCAACACACCGGTTCGCTCGGATCAGTGCCCGAAAGGTGCGCCCGCTGGCCGATTTGATTCGCGGAAAGCACGCCGACGAAGCACTTGAGATTTTGCGCTATCAGCCGCAGCGCGGCGCGCGGCTGTTGGAAAAGGTGCTCAAGAGCGCCTTGGGGAACGCGGAGGACCGCCGGGCACAGAACCTTCAGAACCTGGTTGTCGTCGACGTGCGGATCGACGGTGGCCCGATGTTCAAGCGCATCCGGCCGCGGGCGCGCGGCATGGCGTTTATGATCAAAAAGCGAATGAGCCACATCCGCGTGGCCGTGGACGACGTCAAATGGTGA
- the rpsC gene encoding 30S ribosomal protein S3, whose product MGQKVHPTGFRVGIMTGWKSRWYASKQEFSELLLEDFKLRKFIKEKYRFAGIPRIDIERTRDEVKVVLHAARPGIIIGRKGQEVERLQGEMQNLVGRRINIKIEEINRPEIMAQLVAEDIAEQLSKRASFRRTMKRAIEQTMEAGAKGIKIQLAGRLGGSEMARREKQISGAMPLSTLRAKIDYGFTEAKTAQGHIGVQVWVNQGMYQEEDIHGADAQEGQAPKKPKRTYKR is encoded by the coding sequence ATGGGCCAAAAAGTACATCCCACCGGCTTTCGCGTCGGCATCATGACCGGCTGGAAGAGCCGCTGGTACGCCTCCAAGCAGGAGTTCAGCGAGCTGTTGCTCGAAGACTTCAAGCTGCGGAAATTCATCAAAGAGAAATACCGGTTTGCGGGCATTCCGCGGATCGATATCGAGCGGACGCGCGACGAAGTGAAGGTGGTGCTGCACGCCGCCCGGCCCGGCATCATCATCGGCCGCAAAGGGCAGGAGGTCGAACGCCTGCAGGGCGAGATGCAGAACCTGGTGGGGCGGCGGATCAACATCAAGATCGAGGAGATCAACCGGCCGGAAATTATGGCCCAGCTTGTGGCCGAAGACATTGCCGAGCAGCTTTCCAAGCGGGCCAGCTTCCGGCGCACCATGAAGCGGGCCATCGAGCAGACGATGGAAGCGGGCGCCAAGGGAATCAAGATTCAATTGGCCGGCCGCCTGGGCGGTTCGGAAATGGCCCGCCGCGAAAAGCAAATCTCCGGCGCGATGCCGCTTTCGACATTGCGGGCGAAAATCGACTACGGGTTTACCGAAGCCAAGACCGCGCAGGGGCACATCGGAGTGCAGGTCTGGGTCAATCAAGGCATGTATCAAGAGGAAGATATCCATGGCGCTGATGCCCAAGAGGGTCAAGCACCGAAAAAGCCAAAGAGGACGTATAAGAGGTGA
- the rplP gene encoding 50S ribosomal protein L16, with protein MALMPKRVKHRKSQRGRIRGEATRGNRVVFGDFGLQAMQAGWISANTIEAGRISAQQYLRTEGRLYIRIFPHKPITSIPLETRMGKGKGEPEYWAAVVKPGTVLYEIAGVSEEAARICFRRLAHKMPVKVRFIRRRTM; from the coding sequence ATGGCGCTGATGCCCAAGAGGGTCAAGCACCGAAAAAGCCAAAGAGGACGTATAAGAGGTGAGGCCACGCGCGGCAACCGCGTCGTGTTCGGCGATTTCGGCCTGCAAGCCATGCAGGCCGGCTGGATCAGCGCCAACACGATCGAGGCCGGCCGCATCAGCGCGCAGCAATATCTGCGCACCGAGGGCCGACTCTATATCCGCATCTTTCCCCATAAGCCCATCACCTCCATTCCCTTGGAAACCCGCATGGGCAAGGGAAAAGGCGAGCCGGAGTATTGGGCCGCGGTGGTCAAGCCGGGCACGGTGCTGTATGAAATCGCGGGCGTATCGGAAGAGGCCGCGCGGATTTGCTTCCGCCGCCTGGCCCACAAGATGCCCGTGAAGGTGCGGTTTATTCGAAGAAGGACAATGTAG
- the rpmC gene encoding 50S ribosomal protein L29, translating into MTKATELREMSDEQLRLTLNETAENLFRLRIRSQTERLDAPSELRKQRRLIARIKTIQTERARKGTL; encoded by the coding sequence ATGACCAAGGCCACTGAACTACGCGAAATGAGCGACGAACAGTTGCGGCTCACGCTCAATGAAACCGCCGAGAACCTGTTCCGGCTGCGCATCAGGTCGCAGACCGAACGGCTCGATGCGCCGAGCGAGCTGCGCAAGCAACGCCGGTTGATCGCCCGGATCAAGACGATTCAGACCGAGCGCGCTCGAAAAGGGACCCTCTGA
- the rplN gene encoding 50S ribosomal protein L14 — MIQMQTRLTVADNTGAKEVMCIKVLGGSRRRTAGLGDVIICSVKTVIPGSDIKKKAIVRGVIVRCKQPTRRTDGSYVRFDSNALVLVDNDGNPRGTRIFGAVARELREKNFMKIVSLASEVV, encoded by the coding sequence ATGATTCAAATGCAAACTCGACTGACCGTCGCCGATAACACCGGCGCCAAGGAAGTCATGTGTATCAAAGTGCTCGGCGGCAGCCGGCGGCGCACGGCCGGCCTGGGCGACGTGATCATTTGCAGCGTGAAGACCGTCATACCGGGCAGCGACATCAAGAAGAAGGCCATCGTGCGGGGCGTGATCGTGCGTTGCAAGCAGCCCACGCGCCGCACCGATGGAAGCTATGTGCGGTTCGACAGCAATGCCTTGGTGCTCGTCGACAACGACGGCAATCCTCGCGGCACTCGCATCTTCGGCGCCGTTGCCCGTGAGTTGCGCGAGAAGAATTTCATGAAGATCGTCAGTCTGGCGTCGGAGGTGGTGTGA
- the rplX gene encoding 50S ribosomal protein L24, with product MHIRGGDTVKVICGDDKGVTGKVLKIDRGAGKLVVEGVNRVYKHVRRSQRNPQGGRLSKEMPVRISNVLLVCPSCNQAVRTGSRVAADGSKERVCRKCNKAIGALGPARSRAGAGANKQ from the coding sequence ATGCACATTCGAGGTGGTGACACGGTAAAGGTGATTTGCGGCGACGACAAGGGCGTCACCGGCAAGGTGCTCAAGATCGACCGCGGCGCCGGCAAGCTGGTGGTGGAAGGCGTCAACCGCGTGTACAAGCACGTGCGCCGCAGCCAGCGGAATCCGCAGGGCGGACGGCTGTCGAAGGAGATGCCGGTGCGGATTTCGAACGTGTTGTTGGTTTGCCCGTCGTGCAATCAGGCGGTGCGCACCGGCAGCCGCGTGGCGGCCGACGGCAGCAAAGAGCGCGTTTGCCGCAAGTGCAACAAGGCGATCGGCGCGCTCGGTCCGGCCAGGTCGCGGGCCGGGGCTGGAGCGAACAAACAGTAA